CTATTGGCGGTATGGGGCCGATGGTAGCACTGGCCGGAATTTATTTACTGGCCGCGCTAATTACCCAACCCATGTCCAATGCTGCCGCGATCGTACTGGTGGTTCCGATTGCGCTGGATACGGCCTTGAGCCTGGGCGCCAATCACCTCACATTTACCCTGGCTGTGGCGATCGGGGCGACGACCAGCTTCTTAACTCCCGTGGGGCACAAGGCCAACGTGTTGGTGTTCGGCCCTGGGGGCTACAAATTCTTCGATTACGCTCGCGTAGGCGCTTTGCTGACTGTTTTTCTGTTTATCGTGACCATGATTACTTTGCCAATCTTCTACCCGCTCTTCCCCTAACTATGAACCAACTAATTACCATATCCAGAAGCGATGATATTCCTTCGGTGTACCGGGACACCCCGATTGGCCTTCTACTCGAATACCACAATCTCAACCACCCGCTTGAAGATTACGTCCAAGCCCATTTATTGATTGGTATGTGTATGGATAATCGCAAACGACTGCGGATACCCGACAATTTTGCTTATGTTATTCGTACAGGTGGGGGCAATCTGCAGTACAGCGAATTCAAAGTTTCTTATGCTATCGCGGTGGGTGGAATCAATGCAATTGCACTAATTGGCCATAATCAGTGCGGTATGGTTAACTTAGTCGCTCGGAAAGAAGAATTTATCCGCGGACTCGTAGAAAAAGCCGGGTGGGAACAAGACCGCGCCGAAGCGCATTTTATGCACTATGCGCCTATGTTTGAAATTGGAAACGAGATTGACTTTGTGCTCAGTGAAGCAGAGCGCTTGCGGTTGAGTTATCCTGGCCTGTTAGTAGCTCCAATGCTATACCGCGTAGAAGACAATTTACTTTATCTTGTGGAAGAAATCAGTCGCTAATGCCATAATCATATCAAAACCGTATCCATACGAGATCGCCTAGGATCACTTGACAGGTAACGAACAGTCACTACATCTCCCACTTTCAGTTTCTTGTAGATTGCTGAATCAACTCTTTGCGCCACGCCATAATCATCTCCAAACTGATAAGCCACAAAATAATATTTGGTTGTACCTTTGCCGCGATGCTTTTTTATCCATTTGTCAGTTATTTTCCCAGATGTACTCACCCCATCTCTTTCCAGTTCTTTTGCGATTTTTAACTCTTTGATGTAACGCGCTGGCATTATAGCAAGTATTAGAAATCCCATAGCCGCCAAGATCACACTCCCCACTTGGAAGCCATTTGTATCTATAGCCAACTTTGTACGGCTGTAAAGCAATCCCAACCCAATTAATCCCCAAGGCAATAACCAAAATAATAACGCTTGTTGAGTGCGTACTGCTTTTTGTGTCGGGCGGTCTAAGTTAGTGTCACCCATGTTCACCTTCTCCAATACTTCAAATAGACAACGAGGCGCTTCATATTATATTGTAAGCTAAGGAAGGAAAGAATTCTTCAAAACCCATGCGGATCTCATTGAAACCCATTTATTCGGTTCTTTCTTGTTGCCGAATTCGACCCATATTTTGCCTGTATAGGCATACTCTAACTTCCAGCGCCCATTTTCGTCTTGTTTTTCCCTTATCATATTGAGTGCATTTGTTAGGCGTGGGTCGTCGCGATAACCTAATCGAACCAATGCTTCAATATTTTGCAGCATATCGGTAATATAGAAAACGGGAAAACCAAATTTCCACCAATTTCCGCTGGGTTTAGCACTCCATCCTGTCGGATACGCGGCCGCCGCAGGGTCAACTCCCAATAGAAAATCAACTCCGCGCGCGACTGCTTTTTCAATCAAAGGCGTATATTCTTCACGATGCAATTTGCCAAAAGCCAGCATAACCTTCACCGCTCCCCAAGCGCAAGACAATTTATTGTTCGCACCGCAGGCAAAATCTGGCCCACATTTGCTTGCATAATAGCGCAACGGGGCTTTCTTATCTTTCATCGGAGCCACCCCTTCACCCGTGACACTTCGAGCCATCCAGTCAAACGCCTTTTCCAAACGCGGATCATCAAAACCCAAATCTAGCATGGCCGCGCATAAATTGCCCTGCAAGCAATCTGCTGTACTCGAAGGTGTACCCGATACACTAAATTGACCATTTTCTGTGAGCGCATTTTCAAACAAATGCCGGCAAGCTCGCTCAATACGATCATCAATAGCTATTGAAGCACCCAGTTGGGCCAACATAATCACTGCCCACACGGTGCTGCGATATTTGGGATTATATCCGGGACCTGCTTCAACCCAGTATCCACGTTCATCCATGGCATCCAAAATTCTGGAAATTGGACCTTGTGTATGGGCTAATTTTTGAGCAGCAATTAGATCAGAATTATCTGCTGATAGTGTCAGCAAATCTCGCATGGCAAGATAACTGACACCTGGCTCATCCGGTTCCAAAAGCCAGGATAGTGTGTCGCCGTTGAATTGTTCTTGCCATGACATCTTCATTTTCCTTTTTTTGCAGGCTAACAAAAGCGTAGTGGGGACCGCCGGGCTTGCACAACGCGGCTATTTTATTATAGCCAATATTTTGCATTTTTCGCGCATACCAGTGCTGGAGCCGTATTGTTGTAGGGGTCTTGCAAATCTGCCAATCTCCCCGCCCCCGTTCCATCCGCCCTAATTGCTTGCAGGCTTTCATCATTCGCTGCCGGAGATGGTTCCCGTGCTACCGAGGTTAGGCCGAAACAAAGATCACTTATACAAAATATGGGAGAGCATGATAACTCTCCCATATACCCGATTTCTCATTTGGGAACCCCGGTTTCAATTATCAAGTCCAAGCCAATCTAGCATCTGGTCTGTACTTGGATTTCCAAAAAACAAATCAACACCTACTCCTACTGGATCATTATATAACCGCGAGCTCTC
The window above is part of the Chloroflexota bacterium genome. Proteins encoded here:
- a CDS encoding carbonic anhydrase, which produces MNQLITISRSDDIPSVYRDTPIGLLLEYHNLNHPLEDYVQAHLLIGMCMDNRKRLRIPDNFAYVIRTGGGNLQYSEFKVSYAIAVGGINAIALIGHNQCGMVNLVARKEEFIRGLVEKAGWEQDRAEAHFMHYAPMFEIGNEIDFVLSEAERLRLSYPGLLVAPMLYRVEDNLLYLVEEISR
- a CDS encoding nitrogen fixation protein NifH, producing the protein MSWQEQFNGDTLSWLLEPDEPGVSYLAMRDLLTLSADNSDLIAAQKLAHTQGPISRILDAMDERGYWVEAGPGYNPKYRSTVWAVIMLAQLGASIAIDDRIERACRHLFENALTENGQFSVSGTPSSTADCLQGNLCAAMLDLGFDDPRLEKAFDWMARSVTGEGVAPMKDKKAPLRYYASKCGPDFACGANNKLSCAWGAVKVMLAFGKLHREEYTPLIEKAVARGVDFLLGVDPAAAAYPTGWSAKPSGNWWKFGFPVFYITDMLQNIEALVRLGYRDDPRLTNALNMIREKQDENGRWKLEYAYTGKIWVEFGNKKEPNKWVSMRSAWVLKNSFLP